The Syntrophotalea acetylenivorans genome contains the following window.
TCCACTCTTGTGGAAATCTCATGCATAATGATTCCATGTCCAAGCAGAAAAGTAATCCCCGCAGCATCGGCGCAACAGTTAGCTTTCAGTATCGGGAACGGGAATTGTCCGGTGTGATTGCTCGCCTCACCGGCCAGGCGGCCTTTGTTCTCGGCAATGACCAATGCAGCTATCGAATCCCTATCGATCAGTTGCAATCGCCTTGCGCGGAGCCTGTTGCCATCGCCGCTGAAGCAGCGACCGCGCCAGTGCCTTCCGCAGCCACCCTGCAGGTCAATGAAGAGATCACCTTTCATTGCCGCGGGCAGCAGCTTAGCGGCCGCATTGTACGGCTCAATCCACGCCGGGCTCATGTCCTGTGCGAGAATAACGAGGAATACGCCGTTCCCTATGCGCGGATCGCGGCTAAGTGTCCACAATCCCGGAATGACGTCGGAGAACGTTTGTCGACTGTTCGCCAGCTGGCCGTTGATTTATTGGATAAACATGGTCTGGCAGGCTGGTCCTTCGATTTCGATCATGCTGTCCGCCGAGCCGGCTGTTGCGACTATCGCCGTAAGCGCATCTCCCTCGCCCTGCAGTTCGTTCGCCAAGTTTCCGAGGAAGAGATTCACGACACTCTGCTGCATGAAATCGCCCATGCCCTGGTCGGCAAAAAGCACAATCACGACGCCGTCTGGAAGGCCAAGGCTCAAGCTATTGGCTCCTCCGGGGAACGCTGTCACGATACACGTTTCTGTCCACCTCGCTATATTGTTGCCTGCCGCAATGGTTGCTGGCGGGTGACTGCCGAGCGGCGCCGTCGCAACGTGGTTTGTGGCCAGTGTCGGGGGGAGATTGTTTATCAGACTTTTACTGAGAAGCGCTGGCGGGAGAGTCGGGACTCCAAGGATCATCGTTGATGGTACAGGATGGTTTGGTTGGAGATACGATCGTTTATGTTTAGCATTAAAATCGGCAGGTCGCGTCCCGCCAGAAGTCTTCCCTTTTGTCCAGACGGCAACAAACGTGTTGACCACTACCCTGCACCGCGCAGACATTTTGCGGGCGGAAAAACCCGCTGCCCTCGGACCATTTTTCGCCTTGATCGCAAAACGTCCACTCCGCTCCAGCTTGGT
Protein-coding sequences here:
- a CDS encoding SprT-like domain-containing protein, with the protein product MHNDSMSKQKSNPRSIGATVSFQYRERELSGVIARLTGQAAFVLGNDQCSYRIPIDQLQSPCAEPVAIAAEAATAPVPSAATLQVNEEITFHCRGQQLSGRIVRLNPRRAHVLCENNEEYAVPYARIAAKCPQSRNDVGERLSTVRQLAVDLLDKHGLAGWSFDFDHAVRRAGCCDYRRKRISLALQFVRQVSEEEIHDTLLHEIAHALVGKKHNHDAVWKAKAQAIGSSGERCHDTRFCPPRYIVACRNGCWRVTAERRRRNVVCGQCRGEIVYQTFTEKRWRESRDSKDHR